The DNA segment CGGACTTCGGCGCCTGGGAGGGCCTGACCTTCGGCGAGGTCCGCGACCGCCACCCGGACGACCTGAACGCCTGGCTCGCCGACCCCGCCGCCCGTCCCACCGGCGGCGGCGAGAGCTTCGCCGAGGTCGCCGCCCGCATCGCCGTCACCAGGGACGAACTGGTCACCGCGCACGCGGGCCGCACCGTCCTGCTCGTCACCCATGTGACGCCGATCAAGACGCTCGTCCGCCTCGCCCTCGGCGCCCCGCCCGAGTCCCTGTTCCGCATGGAACTCTCGGCCGCCTCGCTCTCCGCGGTGGCGTACTACGCCGACGGCAACGCGAGCGTCCGCCTCTTCAACGACACCTCACACCTGCGCTGACGCCGGCCCGCGCAGCCCGGCCGCCACCCGCGCCAGCGCCTCGATCCGCGCCCAGTCCCCGGCCGCCACCGCGTCCGCCGGCACCATCCAACTCCCGCCCACACAACCGACGTTGGGCAGGGCCAGATACTCCGCCGCGTTCCCGGGCCCGATCCCGCCGGTCGGACAGAACCGCGCCTGCGGCAACGGCCCGGCCAGCGACCGCAGATACGCCGTACCGCCCGCCGCCTGCGCCGGGAAGAACTTCATCTCCCGCACCCCGCGCTCCAGCAGCGCCACGACCTCCGAAGCGGTCGACACCCCCGGCAGGAACGGCACCCCGCACCCCCGCATCGCCGCCAGCAGCCCCTCCGTCCACCCGGGGCTGACGAGGAACCGCGCCCCGGCCCCGACGGCCGCCGCCACCTGCCCCGGCGTGATCACCGTCCCCGCCCCGACCACGGCCTCGGGCACCTGCTCGGCGATCGCCCGGATCGCCTCCAGCGCGGCAGGCGTACGAAGCGTCACCTCGACCACCGGCAACCCGCCGCCCACGAGCGCCCGCGCGAGCGGCACGGCGGCGGAGGCGTCCGGGAGCACGACCACCGGCACGACGGCCGCGAGATCGAGCACGGAGCCGCCCGGCGACGGCGAGGGCGGCGGCGACGACGGCAGCGGCATCGGCACCGGCTGGGGCACGGGCTCGGTCTCGGGCACGGGCTCAGGCTCGGGCTCGGGCGGGATCATGCCCTCATCGTGTCGACCTGCCACACTCCCCGCAATCACTGTTGCGCAGAGTGCAACGCCCCCTAGTGGATCTCCTCCACCAGCACGTCCAGCCCCCACGGCTTCCCCGCCTTGCCCGGGGCCTGCGCCTCCACCTCGTACCCCAACTCCCGCAGCGCCACCACCAGTTCGGCGGGGTCGCGCGGCGCGAGGCCGGTCGAGAGCAGGGAGCGGACGATCCGGCCCTTCGTCGCCTTGTTGAAGTGGCTGACGACCTTGCGGGTCGGCGCGTGCAGCACCCGTACCGTCGCCGTACGCCCCGCCACCTCGCCCTTCGGCTTCCACGCCGCCGCGTACGCCGCCGAGCGCAGGTCCAGCACCAGTCCGTCCCCGGCCGCCTCCGGCAGCACCTCGGCCATCGGTGCCCGCCAGTGCCCGGCCAGAGCGCCGAGGCCCGGCAGCTTGATCCCCATCGAGCAGCGGTAGGAGGGAATCCGGTCGGTCACCCGCACCGCGCCCCACAGCCCGGAGAAGACCAGCAGCGAACGCGCCGCCCGCCGCTTCGCTGCCGCGTCCAGGGAGGCCAGGTCCAGGGCGTCGTACAGGACACCGGTGTAGATCTCCCCGGCGGGGCGCGCGCCGGCCGTGCGCAGGGCCGCGTTCTTGGCGACCTCGCCGCGCAGCCCCTCGCTGAGCCCCAGCACCTCGCGCGCCTTCTCCTCGTCGCCCGCGCACAGCTCGACCAGCTCCCCGAGCACGGCCTCGCGCGCGCCGGTCAGCCCCGGCAGGGACAGCGACTCCAGCCGCAGCGGGGCGCCCTTGCCCGGGTCGGCCTTACCTTCCGAGGGCGGCAGCAGGACCAGCAACACGTACTCCTTCTCTTGCGCTCAGGGCGCCAGCGTACGGGGTGGCGCCCGGGCCCCCGCGCCCTTGGTGCGGTCGCCCGGCTGGCCGCCGCCGACGCGGAAGGAACGGGACCCGCCGGGTGTTCCCACGGCGGGCGGCGTGACCGCCCTACGACGAGGGGGCGTCCATGACCGGAGCAGTGAGCACACCCGGGCCCGAACAGGCCCAGTGGCGACGGGCCAGACTCGGCCGCGGGGGACCACCCCTCGACCTGCTCACCGCGAGCTTCCAGCGGCACACCTACGCCCCGCACGCCCACGACGAGTACACGATCGGCGTCTGCGTCGGCGGGTACGAGGTGATCGACTACCGGGGCGGCCACATCCGCACCGGCGCCGGCACGATCGTCGTACTGGACCCCGGTGAGGTGCACACCGGCGGACCCGGCAACGCCACCGACGGATACGCCTACCGCGCGCTGTACGCCGAGCCGTCCCTGCTGGGGGAGGGCACCGCCGGGGGCGCCCCGCACTTCTCCGAACCCCTGCTGGACGACCCCGAGCTGGCCCTGGCGCTGGCCCGCGCGCACGCCGAACTCAGCGCCTGCCCGGACCCGTTGGAGGCCGAGTCCCGGCTGCCCTGGCTGCTCACCGCGCTCGCCCGGCGGCACTCCTGCGCCCGGCCGGCGGACGACCGGGTGCCCGGCGCGGCCGGCATCGCGCGGACGGTCCGCGACCGGCTCGCCGACGAACTGACCGCCCCGCCGGCGCTCGCCTCGCTCGCCGCCGACCTGGGCCTCTCCCGGTACCAGCTGCTGCGGGCCTTCCGTACGGCGACGGGCATACCGCCGTACGCCTGGCTCGCCCAGTACCGGGTGGGCAGGGCGCGGGTGCTGCTGGAGGCGGGGCTGCGGCCGGCCGAGGTGGCGGGGCTGGTCGGCTTCGCGGACCAGGCGCATCTGACCCGCTGGTTCCGCAGGGTGCTCGGGGTGACCCCGGCGGTGTACCGCAACAGCGTTCAAGACGCCCGCTGAGGAAGTGGCCGAGACTCGCCGCATGACTGCACGCGGCTGGTTCCTGTTCTCCCTGATGGGAGTCGTCTGGGGCATCCCCTATCTGCTGATCAAGGTGGCGGTGGCCGAGGTGTCGCCGCCCGTCCTGGTGTTCACCCGCTGCGCGCTGGGCGCGGTCCTGCTGCTGCCGTTCGCGCTGCGCCAGGGCGGCCTGCCCCGCACGATCCGCACCCACTGGCGCCCCATGCTGGCCTTCGCGGTCCTGGAGATCGTCGTCCCCTGGTTCACCCTCACCGACGCCGAGCGGCATCTGTCCAGTTCGACGTCCGGCCTGCTGATCGCGGGGGTGCCGATCGTGGGCCTGATCGCGGCGCGCTTCCTCGGTACGACGGAGCACTTCAGCCCCCGGCGGCTGGCCGGACTCACCCTGGGCCTCGCCGGGGTCACGGTCCTGGCCCTGCCCCACCTCACCGGGGGCGACGCCCGCTCCCTCGCCGAGGTCCTGCTCACCGTCGTCGGCTACGCCACGGCGCCCCTGATAGCCGCCCGGCACCTGGGGGACGTCCCCTCCCTGCACCTGACGGCCCCCTGCCTGACCCTGGCCGCCCTGGTCTACGCCCCGGCCGCCGCCCTCACCCACCCGACCGCCCTCCCCTCGCCCCAGGCGCTGGCCGCGCTCGCCGCCCTGGGCGTGATCTGCACGGCCCTCGCCTTCGTGGCGTTCCTGGAACTGATCAGGGAGGCGGGCCCCACCCGCGCCACGGTCATCACCTACGTGAACCCGGCCGTGGCGGTCGCCGCGGGCGCGGCCTTCCTGCACGAGCCGCTCACCCTCACCGTGCTGCTCGCCTTCGCGTTCATCCTGGCGGGCTCGGTGCTGGCGACGGCGGCCGGTCCGCGGCGGCGCACACGACCGGTACCATGGTCGGCACGGCAGACGAGCCGGGCGGACGGCCGCGTGGAGTCCCCTTAGGGGGCTTCCCGAGGAACGTCCGGGCTCCACAGGGCAGGGTGATGGCTAACGGCCACCCGGGGTGACCCGCGGGACAGTGCCACAGAAAACAGACCGCCGGGGACCTCGGTCCTCGGTAAGGGTGAAACGGTGGTGTAAGAGACCACCAGTGCCCAGGGCGACCTGGGCAGCTAGGTAAACCCCACCCGGAGCAAGGTCAAAAGGAGCGCCGTGAAAAGCGCTCTGCGCGGACGTTCGAGGGCTGCCCGCCCGAGTCCGCGGGTAGACCGCACGAGGCCAACGGCAACGTTGGCCCTAGATGGATGGCCGTCGCTCCGGGGCCCGCGAGGACCCCGGAGACACAGAACCCGGCGTACGGCCCGGCTCGTCTGCCGCTTTGCGTTGGCGATCGTTTCTCGGTGGACCGAGCGGGTCCTGGAATGAGGATGGTCGCGTGGCGGATTCGGTATCCGTGGATTACCGGAGCCTTGAGGGTGCCCGCGTGCTCCTGGCCCCGTACGACGGATGGGACGCGAGGATTCCCGACGACCCCGCTCGATGGCGGAGGCGGCTGTTCCCCCGCATCCGTGGCATGCGGACCGCCGAAGCGGACGGCGGGCGCAATCTGCGGGAGATCGCCGCCGAACTGCGCGTGGCCGCCGACCTGTTCGAGGCTCGTCCCGAGGACGAGGCGCTGGGCCGGATTCCTCGCGCGGAGTCCGAAGGCCGCACGCCCCAGGTTCTCCGGGAGATCGCCGGACACCTGGAGAGCGGTGATTGGCGGTCCTCCGAAGATGTCCCGCTGGGTACGGATGAACTGCTTCTGCGGTTCCCGCGGTTCTCCCAGATCCTGCCGATCTACTGGGGCCAGGACGGCGTGGCGATCAGTGACGACATGCAGGACTCCACGGCCGAGGAGGGGATCAGCCTGTTCCTCGCGGAGACCCATCCGCGGTGCCCGTGGCAGCTGCCGGGTGTCGTGTCGGAGTGTTCCCAGGCCCTCGCTCTTTTCCACACCGAGGAGCAGATGGACGCGTTCTTCTGCGAGGCGATGGGCGGTGGCTCGGGCAGCGAGGACTTCCTCGGCTTCTTCCCGCTGCTCGCCCGGCGCTGCGTCGAGCACCTCAAGGAAGCCCACTCACCACTCTGGACGCCCCGGGGCGGAGAGCCGGGCCCGAGCCGATGAGGTGGGCGGACATGGATCCGGCCACGCACCCGTTCGATCCCGAGCGGGCACGTGCCGTGATACGCGCGGTGGTTTCCGCGCCGGATGCGCAAACAGGCGGCCCACGAGGGCCGGGGCCGTCCCGTTCGGTGGCCCGCGCCCTGGCCGAACACTATGGACCCTGGGCCTCCGGCTGGTACGGGAACGTGGACCAGGACCCCGACGCGGGCGCCCTCATCAGGGCGCCGCTCTGTGACACCGCCGATGACCTCGATGACCTCGATGTCCAAGCATGAGCGCGTATGAGGAGGAGCTGTGACGCAAGGCCGGGCGGTCCTGCCCGCCTGCGCGCGAGGACGGTTCGAGA comes from the Streptomyces sp. SUK 48 genome and includes:
- the eda gene encoding bifunctional 4-hydroxy-2-oxoglutarate aldolase/2-dehydro-3-deoxy-phosphogluconate aldolase; amino-acid sequence: MPLPSSPPPSPSPGGSVLDLAAVVPVVVLPDASAAVPLARALVGGGLPVVEVTLRTPAALEAIRAIAEQVPEAVVGAGTVITPGQVAAAVGAGARFLVSPGWTEGLLAAMRGCGVPFLPGVSTASEVVALLERGVREMKFFPAQAAGGTAYLRSLAGPLPQARFCPTGGIGPGNAAEYLALPNVGCVGGSWMVPADAVAAGDWARIEALARVAAGLRGPASAQV
- the yaaA gene encoding peroxide stress protein YaaA, with translation MLVLLPPSEGKADPGKGAPLRLESLSLPGLTGAREAVLGELVELCAGDEEKAREVLGLSEGLRGEVAKNAALRTAGARPAGEIYTGVLYDALDLASLDAAAKRRAARSLLVFSGLWGAVRVTDRIPSYRCSMGIKLPGLGALAGHWRAPMAEVLPEAAGDGLVLDLRSAAYAAAWKPKGEVAGRTATVRVLHAPTRKVVSHFNKATKGRIVRSLLSTGLAPRDPAELVVALRELGYEVEAQAPGKAGKPWGLDVLVEEIH
- a CDS encoding AraC family transcriptional regulator, with product MTGAVSTPGPEQAQWRRARLGRGGPPLDLLTASFQRHTYAPHAHDEYTIGVCVGGYEVIDYRGGHIRTGAGTIVVLDPGEVHTGGPGNATDGYAYRALYAEPSLLGEGTAGGAPHFSEPLLDDPELALALARAHAELSACPDPLEAESRLPWLLTALARRHSCARPADDRVPGAAGIARTVRDRLADELTAPPALASLAADLGLSRYQLLRAFRTATGIPPYAWLAQYRVGRARVLLEAGLRPAEVAGLVGFADQAHLTRWFRRVLGVTPAVYRNSVQDAR